From Chryseobacterium joostei, the proteins below share one genomic window:
- a CDS encoding tetratricopeptide repeat protein has protein sequence MRILFLLSFFPIIMFSQSSTMTKDLNDAQKKVFLNLIREDSRVSIFSVQHQQYLDSILVILPKEAFFWQQKAMPLFKQKKYELGMMYLNKAVELDKTNHYKEYRAFIKCLFQKDYTSALNEFKELSKENENGVVMDHPYGFWMGLCYLQLNQFDLSRQFMEKAVSFGRKYNVVNPYEMFYSGVIEYETGNYSKAIEYFDISLKHYKGFADAKYYKALSLSKQNKGEEAKALFLESKEGFEKGISFNEGNSLYETFPYQVSRFTYAYSEKFFK, from the coding sequence ATGAGAATCCTCTTTTTGCTTTCTTTCTTTCCGATAATTATGTTTTCACAAAGTAGTACCATGACAAAGGATTTGAATGATGCACAAAAGAAAGTCTTCCTGAATCTGATCAGGGAAGATTCCAGGGTTTCTATTTTTTCTGTTCAGCACCAGCAATATCTGGATTCTATTCTTGTTATTTTGCCTAAGGAAGCTTTTTTCTGGCAGCAAAAAGCAATGCCTTTATTCAAGCAAAAAAAGTATGAACTGGGGATGATGTATCTTAACAAAGCTGTGGAGTTGGATAAAACCAATCATTACAAAGAGTATCGTGCATTTATAAAGTGTTTGTTTCAGAAAGATTATACGAGTGCCTTAAATGAATTTAAGGAATTGTCTAAGGAAAATGAGAATGGTGTTGTGATGGATCATCCCTATGGATTTTGGATGGGACTCTGCTACCTGCAACTGAATCAGTTTGATTTGTCCAGGCAGTTTATGGAAAAAGCGGTCTCTTTTGGAAGAAAGTATAATGTGGTAAATCCGTATGAAATGTTTTATTCAGGAGTCATAGAATATGAGACAGGAAACTATTCAAAGGCAATAGAATACTTTGATATTTCATTGAAGCACTATAAGGGTTTTGCTGATGCAAAATATTATAAAGCTTTATCTTTATCCAAACAAAACAAAGGAGAAGAAGCCAAGGCTTTATTTTTGGAATCAAAGGAAGGTTTTGAAAAAGGAATCTCATTCAATGAAGGCAATTCTTTGTATGAAACCTTTCCATATCAGGTTTCAAGGTTTACTTATGCTTATTCAGAGAAATTTTTCAAGTAA